AATCACGAACAAAGTAAAGGAAAGGCGTATGCTTATACAAGAAAAATTGTTGTTGTAAGGAAGCTTTAGTACGAAGATCCGCACGCCACCTGCGTTGGGCAAAATCTCCCTAGCACTCATTCCATCTGTGTACAAGTCATAGTAGCCAGCTCGACGCTGAAGAAACACCCACGTATGGTGCCAGCGTAAACATGTATAAACAACCAGtaacagagaacaagttttcTCATTATTGAACACCATATCATTCCTACGTAACCATTGGGATGCACAAAGTGTTGCCATCCCCACTAGAATATTCTTATTTTTGTAAGAGACCCTGCTTAAATATTATAACGTCACCCACAGAATTATAATCCATTTTGtctttttcaaaattttctttgGTAAGCACCACCGTTTCCGAAGGAACCAGAGGAAGAATTTGATTTTCAAACCACCATGATTTTCTACATCTGTGTATCATAGGAAGCACGCCGAAATTCACGAATATTGACTACATCGACAAATTCTAGTGAATAGTGTTTGGTCTCGGGCGAAGGGTGACATttgttgggttcgttgcataggaaacaaaaattttcctacgagaagtgcggaagaaacccaagaatatatatactagatgtatgtaacgagagggatcatgaacaccataccctcgtagaccgctaagcattacgatcacgagatcgttgttggtgtagtggaactttcaatgagatcaatctcagtgccgaacggacagcacctccttggtatccacacgttcagcttcacgttatctcctccttcctcgatccagcaagcgagagggagaggtagacgagatcccggcagcacgacggcgtggtgactatggtgaatattctcacgggcagggctacgccgtgcgcgtgagaagaggaggagaggaggagaggagggctcaggggagagagatccaactgaaagcttggggtgtctctctcccttgcccccccttctatttatataggggtagaggaggcgtggccggccaggactatcccgcggccaggactctccggcggccaggactctcatgcggccaggactctcccgcggccaggactctcctcctggccgcatgggccctgtgggctagcccctcggcccattaaggccagggtgctccctcacaggcccatttagcccagggataggtgggcctcaaggtggaaccctccggatccctccggaaccttctagaagcttcccggtcaaaaccgggaaatattccaaacttttcagaaccctgaaaacaactttccatatataaatctttatctccggaacattccggagctcctcgttgcgtctaggatcccatccaagactccgaatcataattcgatatcatcatcatttatctcatctaacccaagcaacaagaaacgttaagtgtgtgaccctacgggttcgagaacatgtggacatgatcaaatatcaataaccaatagcgggacctggatgtccataatggttcccacatattccacgaagatctcatcggttgaaccactatgtcgaggattcaattaatccagtatccaattctctttgtctcgcgatatattacttgcccgagatttgatcgtcggtatcgccatacctagtttaatctcgttaccggcaagttctctttactcgttccgtaatataatacccccgcaactaaacacattagtcgcatgcttgcaagctcattaggatgttatattaccgagagggcccggagatatctctccgtcacaaggagtgacaaatcccagtcttgatccatacaacccaacaagcaccttctgggatacctgaaaaacacctttatgatcacccagttacgagatgacggttgatgcccacaaagtattcttccggtactagggagtggcatgatctcatggtctaaagaaataatacttgacataataaaacataagcaatttaaacttaagtgacacgatcaaaagctatgtttaggtttgggtctgtccatcacatcattctcctaatgatatgacctcgttattaaatgacaacacatgtctatggttaggaaaccttaaccatctttaatcaacgagctaatctagtagaggcgtattagggacacggtatttgtttatttatccacacatgtatttgagtttccaatcaatacaattatagcatgggcaataaacatttatcaagaacaatgaaatatgataataacaaatttattattgcctctagggcatatttccaacaacaTTGCCCAGACCGCGACAAAAAAAAGCCCATGCCTCCAATTTGGGGTCACTGCAGTGATGCTATGCACTTCCGTAACCATGACTTGTTTCTTACACATAATATGGAAGAGCCCGGGGTATTGTTCCCCTAGGAGAGCATTCCCTAACCACCTATCCTTCACCGTTCTTGACGTGAAAAATTTCCAAGACGAAAAAATCAATGTTTCTCTTTGAAGCTAGCCCATAAGTAGGTGTCACGCGGTTTCCATGTGTTTGGTGCCAAGAAATTTGCTGTGGAACAAATATTTCCACAACCCATCTTCCATAAGAAATCCGTAAAGCCTCCTACTTAAAAAGGAGATGTTTTTGGTATCGTGATTCGAAATTCTAATCCTCCTTGGTCCTTGGAGTAGCAAATAGCATTATACCTCGTGAGGTCATATTTCTGTTTATGACTATCGCTTTGTTAGAATCATTTAGAGCGGTTAGAATCATTTAGAGCGGTAGTGGTCTATCTTTGTAAGAACCCTTCACGGCACCTAAAAAAGGATAGCATCTACATGGCCATGCTAAAGAGGACTAAATAACAATTGAAAAGTTTTCTCCCTTTCAACTACCGAATCTTCTCTAGATATTATTTTGAGGGTACTTCTCTAGACGTCGCTCCCTTTCTTTCATTTGGAGTTCTTGAGCCGCCCAACACGGTTTTGCATGGTCCTGCCCTTTGATCATATCAGGACTAGTGTGACACGACTTCTTGTGTTAATCCTTTGATCATACATCCTTTTCATGACTTCTTTGGTTAAACAATCTGCTCAAAATTTGACtcaaaaattcagaaattgAAATAGAAAAACTCCGACCGAACATGCGTGATAGAGATTAAgaaaagatactccctccgatccatattacttgtctaaatattacatgtatttagacgcatcTAGACGCTTTTGAAACATAAATATGTTTATATTTGGATATATTTGAGACAAgctggagggagtaataaaaaaagaaacaatagCGGCAGCGCCCATCTCAGCCCTTGAtttgaaaggaaaaaatatcaGAAGTCTCTTATCCGTAGAAATCGGGCGGATCCTCAACGGTCAAGCTTTCCGCGGAGAGCGGCAATGTCTTCTGCTCCCCCTCCTTCGTCGCCAGCGCCGCGAGCGCCGAATCCAGAGGCGCCGCCGAGAGTCGTCCGCCCGCCTCGGCGGCCCCCGAGGACGCCAGGCCCGCCTCCGTGGGCCGAGCGGCGGCCCTCCATCTCCGTCGACTACGACCGCGGCCGCCGCACCGCCCGGGTCGAGGTGGAcggcatcggcgccgacgcgcTCCCTGCACGGCACCGCCTCCGCGTGGAGGGAAGCCGGTGGCAGCGGGACTGGAAGGTGTCCGAGGTCACCGCGCGCGTGCTCGCGCTCCCGCGCGCCGAAGCCCATGCGGTCGACGCTGTGCTCAACTGCTGGGCCGGCCGCTTCGCCCGCCGTAACTTCCCGCTCCTCATTCGTGTAAGCCACCTCTGCAATCAATGTATTCGATGAAATGATTCTATCTCTGACTCTCCTTGCCTGCTTTCGCGTGTTCAATCAAATGGTTTACCGGCGTCCATTTGGGTTTAGCAATTAGCATAGGTGTAAATGTCGAAAGTTAAAGTTCTCAGCGACTATTGCAGCTGTTTTGCCGTTAGAGTACCTAAAAAATGGTTATATGGGGGTGCGAGCTGATTGAACTCGCCATCTGTTTTGGATAAATAATATACACCTATCTTTAATCTTTTGGTGCCTCATAtcacgtactccctccgatccataaaatgTGTCATCCACTTGGTACaaaatggacgacactttttatggatcggagggagtataatttctGGCAGATGTAGTCCATTCTTGCACATATTAGCTTGCTCTATTAACCGTGGAGTATTTATTGATTTTTACAGATTCTTGGTTGATCATTAGTAGAGTCTGTCATAATGTTTATTTTTCTCGAACGCGCCAAGTAGCGTGTCATTTCATTAAGAAGTAAGgtggaaaatgaaaataaagaaaaaggaaaccaaacagagagaaaaaaaaaagcagaaaaGCTAAACTAGAGTCTGTCATCATGTCAGTTGCttttgttttgcaattttACCAATAATTCCAAAATTTTAATTAGTCATTTCTCATTTCGTTGTAAACAGTTATCACCATCTTTCTTGTGCTCCTACATATACCTTCCTTTTTAGACGGTGTGCTGCGGGTGTGGcactcctgagtcctgactcGATAGTAACTACTGTACCTACAAGTCACAAGTCAGGGTCCTCATTTCATTACCAAACCTCAAACCTCTGTAACACTAACATAAACGTCTGACACGGTTTATATCACCTGTAGGAAATTACATTTGCCGGGTCCTTGCAACATGCTGTACATGTGTTCCGCTGGATGAAAAATCAGGAGAACTACTGTGCTCGTAATGACATTTACGGCATGATGATACGGTTACATGCCAGACACAGCCAGATCGATCAAGCACGTGGCCTGTTCTTTGAGATGCAAGAATGGCGGTATGAATGTTATTAACTTCATATATAAGATTCCGTTATTTTTGTCCTTTGTTTTCACCAAGAAATCAACAAGTCACAGTAGGCCTCATGTCATTTATGTCGGGAAGTCTACGTACAGATCGTACAACATGTTTAGCCTTGGTTGCCTCATTAGCTTCTTGTCTATGTTATGAATAACTTGTTTGTTCTATGCATTGTATCTAGGCGGCGTATCCAGGGCAAACCTTCATtcgtgcaaacttgcaaactatCCACGTGGACCATTGGATCTAAAATGTGTGGTGCAGATCAAAGGTGGAAATCAAGTGTTACCAAGTGTGTGATAAGTACAGGGGGTTATGTGAACAAAAAAACGTGTTTAAGTGGGTGTTTGATTCCCACCTTTGATCTGGACCGCATGTTTTAGATCCGATGGTCCACGTGAATACTTTGCAAGTTTGCCCTGGATACGTTTCCCTGTATCTATTTAATTTGCTAACTTTGTTAATCTGTAAAACTTTCCTGTTCGAATAGGACGAAAGGCATATTTCATGTTACATATTCAAATTTCTTTCAGTATATTGCTAGTCTCTTTATTGGAAGTAGTCAACCTGACACCTTGAAAAGCTGTAGTATTATTACGCACACCAATAGGATATATCCAGTAAAATGCAGTTTATAGCTGCCTTATTATATCAGTTTGTTTTCCACTAATGACTTAAAACTGGGGGACTTATTCTACATTACCTTTTCATTatatgacttttttttttacataatcAATATTTATAGGTGCAAGCCAGATGCTGATATATATAACTCTCTGATCCACGCTCATGCTCGGGCTGGTCAATGGCGATGGGCCATCAACATTATGGATGATATGCTTCGTGCTGCTGTCAGTATTGTTCTGTGAACCACAGATGTAATAATCATTGTGTTTGAAATGCTTTGTTTTCTTGAATATGACTGGTTATATGTGCCTTATatgttctactccctccgtcccatattaagtgactttctattacatgtatctagacgtattttagatgaatttgagtcacttaatatgggacggagggagtagttgattTCAGTTGTAGAGGCTTAAGCTTTGTCCACTTACAATATTGCCGTGGTTGCATGGTGGCACTAGTATTGTCATGTTTGTAGATATTTACTGAGAATTCTAGTATAGCATTTCCTCTAGTCTCCAACATACTCACGATTGTTAAGGATATCTATAAATTAGTGCCACAGTAGTTTCGGTTCAGAGTCTTATCTCTCTTGTAGTATCCATAGTTTTCCCTTGGCCTACCGGACTAAAACCATCATATAGTACTGATCCACATGTCGTTAGCATCGATTACAGAGACATACTAGTGTTATTTGTGAACTGTATTGCTATTTAGTTTCATAATGATGCATGTTGGCTCTATTTATGATGAATGACATACACCTCTTACAGTCTAGCCTCATATTACCTGAATTTCATTGTTGATGTTAAGCTAATATTCACTTCGAATCCCACTTGTATTTTCTCAGAATTATGAACAGCGTGTTCAACTTTTTTCCCTGTCCGAGGACATACTATACGCAGTACTAGCGAATATTAAAGATTTAGGCGAAAGGGGATTGACATCACTAAGATCACCATGACTGAGCTACCAGAAATAAACTGCTATTCTTGATACATACTACATAATGCAGCATTTGAATTTCTTTGGCAAATATGACTTGTAGAAAAACTATCAAGGTTGAGGTACTTATGCCATGCTTGGTTGTCATAGTTGTCATTGATTTTATCTGTGTGATGTTCCTGCAGATACCTCCTAGCCGGACTACATATAATAATGTGATAAATGCATGTGGTGCTGCTGGTAACTGGAAAAAGGCTTTAGAACTTTGTAAGAAGATGACAAGAAATGGAGTCGGACCAGACTTGGTTACGCACAACATTGTATTATCTGCTTTCAAGAATGGATCTCAGTATTCAAAAGCCATAGCTTACTTTGAAATGATGAAAGGGGCGAATATTGCCCCTGACACTTTCACTTTGAATATTGTCATCCATTGCCTTGTAAAAGATGGACAGTATGGGGAAGCTATCGAATTATTGAACTCAATGAGGGAGAAAAGAACACAGTGTCCTCCAGATGTTGTTACATACACAAGCATAATGCATTCTTATTATGTTTGTGGGAAAGTGGAAGATTGCAAGGCAGTCTTCGATATGATGGTTGCTGAAGGAGTTAAACCTAATATAGTATCATATAATGCACTTCTGGGTGCTTATGCCTCACGTGGTATGCATGCTGACGCCTTGGGAATTTTCAAGTTACTGAAACAAAATGGATTACGACCTGATGTAGTTTCCTATACCACTTTACTGAATGCCTATGGTAGGTCTGGACAGCCTGAGAAGGCAAGAGAGGCCTTTAAAGAGATGAGGAAGAACTCATGCAGGCCAAATATAGTCAGTTACAATGCACTTATTGATGCTTATGGATCTGCTGGGATGTTCAAGGAGGCCATTAGTTTGCTGCATGAAATGGAGAAGGATGGCATTCCACCAGATGTTGTTTCAATAAGTACTCTGTTGACTGCCTGTGGCCGCTGCAGGCAAATAACAAAAATTGACACAATTCTTGAAGCAGCAAAATCTCGAGGGATTAAACTCAATATAGTTTGTTACAACTCTGGCATTGGGAGCTATTTAAATTTTGGAGATTATGGGAAAGCTTTGGAGTTGTACGCAGTAATGATGGCGAGCAACGTGAATCCAGATGCTGTAACTTACAATATACTCATCAGCGGATTGTGTAAAGTGGGGAAATATGCAGAATCTCTGAAATTTTTTGAAGACATGGTGG
This is a stretch of genomic DNA from Brachypodium distachyon strain Bd21 chromosome 1, Brachypodium_distachyon_v3.0, whole genome shotgun sequence. It encodes these proteins:
- the LOC100829628 gene encoding pentatricopeptide repeat-containing protein At2g41720, whose protein sequence is MSSAPPPSSPAPRAPNPEAPPRVVRPPRRPPRTPGPPPWAERRPSISVDYDRGRRTARVEVDGIGADALPARHRLRVEGSRWQRDWKVSEVTARVLALPRAEAHAVDAVLNCWAGRFARRNFPLLIREITFAGSLQHAVHVFRWMKNQENYCARNDIYGMMIRLHARHSQIDQARGLFFEMQEWRCKPDADIYNSLIHAHARAGQWRWAINIMDDMLRAAIPPSRTTYNNVINACGAAGNWKKALELCKKMTRNGVGPDLVTHNIVLSAFKNGSQYSKAIAYFEMMKGANIAPDTFTLNIVIHCLVKDGQYGEAIELLNSMREKRTQCPPDVVTYTSIMHSYYVCGKVEDCKAVFDMMVAEGVKPNIVSYNALLGAYASRGMHADALGIFKLLKQNGLRPDVVSYTTLLNAYGRSGQPEKAREAFKEMRKNSCRPNIVSYNALIDAYGSAGMFKEAISLLHEMEKDGIPPDVVSISTLLTACGRCRQITKIDTILEAAKSRGIKLNIVCYNSGIGSYLNFGDYGKALELYAVMMASNVNPDAVTYNILISGLCKVGKYAESLKFFEDMVDLRIPLTKEVYSSLICSYVKQGKLTEAESTFSSMKESGCLPDVLTYTAMIEAYNDDGSWRNAWDLFKEMEGNTVQPDAIICSSLMEALNRGSQHERVLQLMELMKEKCIPLNQKAYFEIIASCSMLRDWKTASEIIEHLDSSLSSISVGTLNHLLTFLGKCGKTECMMKLFYKMMSSCSTVGVSTYTVLLRNLLAVGKWRKYIEVLQWMEDAGVSPTLYMYQNVLPYIWRDNSMDYVTLMQEKINSLREKIT